From the Synechococcales cyanobacterium T60_A2020_003 genome, the window TTGATAATCACAAAATCCACATCGGTGCCATCAAAACTATCGATCATTTGCCGTGCGAGCGCCTGCGCCCGCTGCTCCTCGCCCTGGTGTTGAGGCAAGGCAGCACAACAACCTTGGGTTTTGGGCACCACCACCTCACAGCCATTGGCACTCAGCACCCGCACCGTTGCTTCGTTGACCTCTGCAAAAAAGAGACGCTGGACGCACCCCAGCACCATGCCCACCCGATAGCGCGTTTGCCCTTGGGCCGGCGTCACCTCTGGAATATTGTCCTGAAAACTTTTTGCGGTAATGGGGGGAAGCAGGGATTCCATGGCGGCCAGCCGGGGAGAGATGCGGTTTAGCAGTCCCGTCGCTTGAATGAGTTCCCCAATTCGACTCCACTGATAAAGTCCTAACGGAACTAGCAGCATCCGCAGTCGATCCGGGTGAGGAAAGAGGGCAAAAATCAAATTCCGAAAGAGGCGATCGCCCAACGTCCGGGGAACATTGCGCTCGACCTGGGGACGAGTCGCCGCGATCAGGGCATCGTACTGCACTCCTGAGGGACACGCCGTTGTACAGGCCAAACACCCCAAACAGCTATCAAAGTGCGGGGATACCGAGTCTAGAGTTGCCTCCCCCTGCTGAATTGCATTCATCAAGTAAATGCGTCCTCGCGGAGAATCCATCTCGGTTCCCAACACACGA encodes:
- a CDS encoding 4Fe-4S dicluster domain-containing protein, translated to MTVPSTPDTKLNSAQVDPNLSGFDAKDAPNPDLISACVHCGFCLTTCPSYRVLGTEMDSPRGRIYLMNAIQQGEATLDSVSPHFDSCLGCLACTTACPSGVQYDALIAATRPQVERNVPRTLGDRLFRNLIFALFPHPDRLRMLLVPLGLYQWSRIGELIQATGLLNRISPRLAAMESLLPPITAKSFQDNIPEVTPAQGQTRYRVGMVLGCVQRLFFAEVNEATVRVLSANGCEVVVPKTQGCCAALPQHQGEEQRAQALARQMIDSFDGTDVDFVIINAAGCGHTLKEYGHILRDDPVYHEKGENFSKKVRDVQEFLAEIGLTAPLSALQAEPLTVVYQDACHLLHGQKISVQPRQLLRQIPGVQLREPVDAALCCGSAGVYNMLQPEVAQELGQQKVQNLLNTGATVIASSNPGCSLQIQKHLTEQGKSVPVIHPIRLLDCAIRGVSLPAE